TGTAGTGGGTATCGGATTAATCGGCGGGTCAATGGCCCTGGATTTGAAAAAACGTGAGTTTGCCCAAAAAGTGGTGGGTGTTGATGTGAATCCGCAACATGCCAATATTGCCAAACTGAGCCGGTTGGTTGATGATGTGATGGAGCTGGAAGAGGCTATCCGGATTTCTGATCTGGTTATTGTGGCTACACCGATCAATGTAACCAAGAAGTTGTTGCCGGAAATCTTAACTCTTTGTCAGGGAACCCAAAAAGTGGTAACCGATGTGGGATCTACCAAAGCCGGTATTTTGCAAAAAATTGCCGATCATCCCAACCGGAAACAATTTGTAGCTTCTCACCCTATGGCCGGAACTGAGTTTTCCGGTCCGTTGGCTGCCATCAGCCGTTTGTTCGATTACAAAACAGCCATTATTTGCGAAAAAGAAAACAGCAGTCCGGCAGCACTCGAAATGGTAGAACAGATGTACGAAACCCTGCACATGAAAGTCATTTATATGCAGCCGCATGAACATGATGTCAGTGCTGCTTATGTTTCGCATATTTCGCATATTTCGGCTTTTGCTCTTTCGCTGGCGGTGCTTGAAAAGGAAAAAGACGAGAAGAGAATTCTTGATCTGGCCAGTGGTGGATTTGCTTCTACCGTGCGATTGGCCAAAAGTTCAGCGGAAATGTGGGTTCCTGTTTTTGACCAAAATTCCGATTATGTTTTGGAAGTACTGGATACCTACATCCATAAACTGGAAGCTTTCCGGGAAGCTATACAAAAGAAAGATCACGACGAGATTACCCGTTTAATTCACGAATCCAATAAAATTCAAAAAATACTTTAAAATTAGTTATCATGCCTAAAGATCTGCATATCAAAAAATTGTCAGAATGGGAAGAATATCATGAACGGCCATTTGTCATTGCCGGTCCCTGTAGTGCCGAATCGGAAAAACAGGTGGTGGAAACCGCCATTGGTTTAAAAAAAACCGGAAAAGTAGATATGTTCCGTGCCGGAATCTGGAAACCGCGGACGCGTCCCAACAGCTTTGAAGGAGTGGGAGCCAAGGGGCTTTCCTGGCTGAAAAAAGCCAAACAGGAAACTGGCTTGCCGTTGACCATTGAAGTGGCCAATGCCAACCATGTTTATGAAGCACTGAAATACGGGGTGGATGTGTTGTGGATTGGAGCCCGTACATCAGCCAATCCTTTTGCTGTTCAGGAAATTGCCAATGCCATGCAGGGGGCAGATATCGGTGTGTTGATAAAAAATCCGGTAAACCCGGACCTGGAGCTGTGGATTGGCGCCATTGAACGGATTTATCAGGCTGGAATAAAAAAAATCGGACTGATTCACCGGGGCTTTTCTACTTATGAAAAATCGAGTTACCGGAATCTTCCGCAGTGGCAGATTCCTATCGAAATGAAAAGCCGTCTTCCGGAGATTCCCATGCTGAATGACCCCAGTCATATCGGAGGAAAAGCAGAGCTGATTCTGGATCTTTCACAAAAAGCCATGGATCTGAATTTTGACGGGTTGATGATTGAATCACACGTGAATCCAAAGGAAGCATTGAGTGATGCCCAACAACAAATTACTCCGGAAGAGTTGGGCAAATTACTTGACCAGCTTGTGTTACGTAGTCCCCGCCCCACTGACGAAAAACAATTGAATGTTTTGGAAGAACTGCGTGGAAAAATCGATTGGCTCGATAAGCAGTTCTTAGATCTTATTGAACAACGCATGCAGGTGGCCGAAGCCATTGGTGAATACAAAAAACGGAATAACATCAGTATTCTGCAAAACAAACGTTGGGAAGATATCATTTATAAAAGTATCGAAGAAGGCGCTAAACGCGGCTTAAGCCGGGAATTTATCAACCGGGCTTTTAAAGCCATCCACCAGGAATCCATCAACCATCAGATGGAAATCATGAACGGTAAGAAAAAACCGGAAGCTTAAGATCAACAGGGAAAAGAGAACGAAGTGACGACAGGGTGTTGATCGCACCCTTCGTTCTTTATCCCGGTAGCCGTGGGCTGCTATTGTTCTGTTCTTCAAAGTCACGAGGGGATGCTTCCGGCAGAGTTCTCCGGACAGAAAAACGGAATCCGGATTTTTGTGTTATGGGGAGCTCCCCAAAGCCAATCGTTATTCATCATACCCGATCATTAAACATCTTTCCATTTCACCGGGATGAATCGCGCGGAAAGTACTATTTTTGCAACGCAAAAAAACAATCCGTTGAAAAACCTTAATCTGAAATGATGAAACGATTTTCCTTTCTTGCGGTTCTTTTTCTTTTGTCTGTAGCACCGCTGTTTGCCCAAATCCTGGAACCGGTAAAGTGGTCATTTTCCACACAAAAAATTGCGGACAAAGAATATGCGCTGATTTTTACAGCCCGTATTGACAATAACTGGCACTTATATTCGCAGGATATTCCGCAAGCGCCTCCTGCTACTACATTTACTTTTAAGAAAGACAGCAGCAGTTATACGCTGGAAGGAAAAGTGGAAGAACAAGGACAGGTGATCAAAGAGTTTGATAAAAATTTCAACATGGAGTTGAAATATTATCTTGATAGTGTACGGTTTGTCCAGAAAGTGAAGATTAAAGGAGCCGGAGCGGTGGTGAAAGGAACGCTGAATTACATGTGTTGTGACAATACCCAGTGTTTGCCTCCGCAGGATGTGGATTTTTCTTTTGATCTGGGAAAAGTGAAAACGGCAGCCTCTACTGCAGCGATTGCAAAGCAGACTACGGTTTCCGGAAAAAATAAAATTGATATTGGCGGCCGGAAAAAAGGCCTTTGGGGCTTTTTTGTGTTGGCTTTTCTCGGCGGACTTCTTGGTATTCTTACGCCTTGTGTTTTCCCCATGATTCCGATGACGGTAAGTTTCTTTATGAAAGAGGGGGAAGACAAAGCCAAAGGAAAAATGCAAGCGTTGTTGTATGGCTTTAGTATTATTGCCATTTATACCCTGATTGGCTCGGTATTGGCTGTGATTGCCGGGCCGAATATTGCTAATTGGCTTAGTACAAACTGGTTGCCTAACATTATCTTCTTTATTATTTTCATGGTTTTTGCTTTCTCGTTCTTCGGGATGTTCGAAATCACCATGCCGCACTGGCTGGTGAACAAATCGGATCAGAAAGCAGACCGGGGTGGTATTTTGGGTCCTGTTTTTATGGCGCTTACCCTGGTTTTGGTGTCTTTCAGCTGTACGGGTCCTATTGTGGGAACTATTTTGGTAGAATCGGCCGGAGGCGAAATTTTAAAACCCATTGTAGGAATGTTTGGTTTTTCGCTGGCTTTTGCTCTTCCGTTTACTTTGTTTGCTTTCTTCCCGTCGTGGTTGTCTAATTTACCCAAGTCGGGCGGATGGCTCAATTCGGTGAAAGTGGTTCTCGGTTTCCTTGAGTTGGCTTTTGGACTTAAATTCCTGAGCATTGCCGATCAGACCTATCACTGGCATATTCTTGACCGCGAAGTATATCTTGCCCTTTGGATCGTAATTTTCTTTTTGCTGGGATTGTATCTGTTGGGTAAAATCCGGTTTGCTTATGATGATGAGGTAAAACACGTGACTGTTCCGCGATTATTGCTTTCTATTATCACTTTTAGTTTTGTGGTTTACATGATTCCGGGGATGTTTGGTGCTCCGTTGAAATTTCTTTCGGGTTATCTTCCGCCTCAGAGTACCATCGATTTTGATGTCAACAAAATTGTCCGTGACAATTTACAGATCTACGGCGGTGGAGCAACGCATGAGCCCAAAGAGATTTGTGCAACGCCGAAGTATCACAGCTTTTTGGAACTTCCTCATGGTTTAAAAGGATATTTCGATTATAAACAGGCTGTAGCTTGTTCCAAAAAACAAAACAAACCCATTTTTATTGATTTTACCGGACATGGTTGTGTCAATTGCCGTGAAATGGAAGCCAATGTGTGGTCTGATCCGCGGGTGCTGAAAATTTTGCGTAATGATTATGTGATCCTTGCCCTTTATGTGGATGATAAGTATCCGCTCCCTAAAAATGAATGGGTTAGATCGTCGTATGACGGGAAGCTGAAGAAAACACTGGGGAAAAAAGATGCCGATTTTCAGATTTCGAAATTCGGGGTAAATGCCCAGCCGTTTTATGTGCTGATGGATAATAAAGGAAATGTTTTGGTACAACCCAAGGCGTACGATTTA
The sequence above is drawn from the Candidatus Sulfidibacterium hydrothermale genome and encodes:
- a CDS encoding chorismate mutase; its protein translation is MPKDLHIKKLSEWEEYHERPFVIAGPCSAESEKQVVETAIGLKKTGKVDMFRAGIWKPRTRPNSFEGVGAKGLSWLKKAKQETGLPLTIEVANANHVYEALKYGVDVLWIGARTSANPFAVQEIANAMQGADIGVLIKNPVNPDLELWIGAIERIYQAGIKKIGLIHRGFSTYEKSSYRNLPQWQIPIEMKSRLPEIPMLNDPSHIGGKAELILDLSQKAMDLNFDGLMIESHVNPKEALSDAQQQITPEELGKLLDQLVLRSPRPTDEKQLNVLEELRGKIDWLDKQFLDLIEQRMQVAEAIGEYKKRNNISILQNKRWEDIIYKSIEEGAKRGLSREFINRAFKAIHQESINHQMEIMNGKKKPEA
- a CDS encoding prephenate dehydrogenase produces the protein MNVCVVGIGLIGGSMALDLKKREFAQKVVGVDVNPQHANIAKLSRLVDDVMELEEAIRISDLVIVATPINVTKKLLPEILTLCQGTQKVVTDVGSTKAGILQKIADHPNRKQFVASHPMAGTEFSGPLAAISRLFDYKTAIICEKENSSPAALEMVEQMYETLHMKVIYMQPHEHDVSAAYVSHISHISAFALSLAVLEKEKDEKRILDLASGGFASTVRLAKSSAEMWVPVFDQNSDYVLEVLDTYIHKLEAFREAIQKKDHDEITRLIHESNKIQKIL
- a CDS encoding protein-disulfide reductase DsbD family protein yields the protein MMKRFSFLAVLFLLSVAPLFAQILEPVKWSFSTQKIADKEYALIFTARIDNNWHLYSQDIPQAPPATTFTFKKDSSSYTLEGKVEEQGQVIKEFDKNFNMELKYYLDSVRFVQKVKIKGAGAVVKGTLNYMCCDNTQCLPPQDVDFSFDLGKVKTAASTAAIAKQTTVSGKNKIDIGGRKKGLWGFFVLAFLGGLLGILTPCVFPMIPMTVSFFMKEGEDKAKGKMQALLYGFSIIAIYTLIGSVLAVIAGPNIANWLSTNWLPNIIFFIIFMVFAFSFFGMFEITMPHWLVNKSDQKADRGGILGPVFMALTLVLVSFSCTGPIVGTILVESAGGEILKPIVGMFGFSLAFALPFTLFAFFPSWLSNLPKSGGWLNSVKVVLGFLELAFGLKFLSIADQTYHWHILDREVYLALWIVIFFLLGLYLLGKIRFAYDDEVKHVTVPRLLLSIITFSFVVYMIPGMFGAPLKFLSGYLPPQSTIDFDVNKIVRDNLQIYGGGATHEPKEICATPKYHSFLELPHGLKGYFDYKQAVACSKKQNKPIFIDFTGHGCVNCREMEANVWSDPRVLKILRNDYVILALYVDDKYPLPKNEWVRSSYDGKLKKTLGKKDADFQISKFGVNAQPFYVLMDNKGNVLVQPKAYDLNVDHFIRFLKEGIKNYKEGKSLFNINKKPAE